One Aphelocoma coerulescens isolate FSJ_1873_10779 chromosome 5, UR_Acoe_1.0, whole genome shotgun sequence DNA segment encodes these proteins:
- the POLD4 gene encoding DNA polymerase delta subunit 4: MSRRAMEQPRRITDSFPRRRRRGPGRPPGRLKDKKDKDKDKDKVQVKVKVKVQVRDCPRAPSQPPPDPALLEMLRRFDLSWEYGPCTGITRLQRWERAQELGLSPPGAIRDALLEHRDNPDVTYSLWHEYEL, from the exons ATGTCGCGCAGGGCCATGGAGCAGCCCCGGCGCATCACCGACTCCttcccgcggcggcggcggcggggccccgGGCGGCCCCCCGGCAGGCTCAAGGACAAGAAGGACAAGGACAAGGACAAGGACAAGGTGCAGGTGAAGGTGAAGGTGAAGGTGCAGGTGCGGGACTGTCCCCGCGCCCCCTCGCAGCCCCCCCCGGACCCGGCGCTCCTGGAGATGCTGCGGCGCTTCGATCTCTCCTGGGAATACGGACCCTGCACCG GGATCACCCGCCTGCAGCGCTGGGAGCGGGCACaagagctggggctgagcccccccggCGCCATCCGTGACGCCCTCCTGGAGCACCGGGACAACCCCGATGTCACCTACAg CCTCTGGCACGAGTACGAGCTCTGA